Proteins encoded together in one Thermoplasmatales archaeon BRNA1 window:
- a CDS encoding Na+/proline symporter, which yields MSDGVSVPIFAVMLVIFAAITIMLGVWGYRNTKNNSEYLLGRSKTNPVIIGLSYGATFLSASAVIGFGGQAATHGLSLMWLCFMNLFIGLLVAFIFFAPRTRRMGRKLNAATFSDLLGKMFDSKSIRAFVAILIIVMMPIYCAAVLKGGVNSVAVLTGLNDLYDWILIAMAVVVGLYVVFGGIIAVMYNDALQAAIMFVGMGVILVVTFVTLGGVGEAFTDLSNIDTSSAAGVLDGFNGWTSVADFGSSEWMLVVTTFLMGVGLGVLTQPQLIVRFMSAKDDRMLDRSLIIGSIFMLLIVGTAYTTGALSNVFFMEEHSLTANAYVSGLGLGTDFIVPQYILEVFEDITGGDFFVCLFLLSLVCASISTISALMHTIGVAGGYDLYTLWKQKTDGMRMDSSNIRVNRIVTAIMLVLVVVYCYLMPKEIIAKATSLFMGMTAAALLPAFTYGLYTKMKVDKQAAMFSIAAGTASYLFWALFMNKSMCVFLPVCRWITGDSVLISGPLALLDPLIVSLPLSILVLVAMIVINRSRNAGAAIAESSAE from the coding sequence ATGAGTGACGGTGTGTCCGTTCCCATCTTCGCGGTGATGCTCGTGATTTTCGCCGCGATCACCATCATGCTCGGCGTATGGGGTTACCGCAACACGAAGAACAATTCCGAATACCTCCTGGGAAGGAGCAAGACCAACCCGGTCATCATCGGGCTGTCCTACGGGGCCACCTTCCTCTCCGCATCCGCGGTCATCGGATTCGGCGGTCAGGCCGCAACCCACGGTCTGTCCCTGATGTGGCTGTGCTTCATGAATCTCTTCATCGGTCTGCTGGTGGCGTTCATATTCTTCGCCCCCAGGACCAGGCGCATGGGCAGGAAGCTCAACGCCGCCACCTTCTCCGATCTCCTTGGAAAGATGTTCGACTCCAAATCCATCCGCGCCTTCGTGGCCATCCTGATCATCGTCATGATGCCCATCTACTGCGCCGCAGTACTGAAGGGAGGGGTGAACTCCGTCGCCGTCCTCACCGGACTGAACGACCTCTACGACTGGATCCTCATCGCGATGGCCGTCGTCGTCGGCCTGTACGTGGTCTTCGGCGGAATCATCGCAGTCATGTACAACGACGCCCTCCAGGCCGCCATCATGTTCGTCGGGATGGGGGTCATCCTCGTGGTCACCTTCGTCACCCTCGGCGGTGTCGGCGAGGCGTTCACCGACCTGTCCAACATCGACACTTCCTCCGCTGCGGGGGTCCTCGACGGATTCAACGGCTGGACCAGCGTCGCCGACTTCGGATCTTCCGAATGGATGCTGGTGGTCACCACCTTCCTGATGGGGGTGGGTCTCGGTGTCCTCACCCAGCCCCAGCTCATCGTCAGGTTCATGTCCGCCAAGGACGACCGCATGCTCGACAGGTCCCTCATCATCGGCAGCATCTTCATGCTCCTGATCGTCGGTACCGCCTACACCACCGGGGCCCTCTCCAACGTGTTCTTCATGGAAGAGCACAGCCTCACCGCCAACGCATACGTCTCCGGCCTAGGCCTGGGAACCGACTTCATCGTCCCCCAATACATCCTCGAGGTCTTCGAGGACATCACCGGAGGGGACTTCTTCGTCTGCCTGTTCCTGCTTTCTCTGGTCTGCGCGTCCATCTCTACCATCTCCGCCCTCATGCACACCATCGGAGTGGCGGGAGGATACGACCTCTACACCCTCTGGAAGCAGAAGACCGACGGCATGAGGATGGACTCCTCCAACATCAGGGTCAACAGGATCGTCACCGCGATCATGCTGGTCCTCGTGGTCGTGTACTGCTACCTCATGCCGAAGGAGATCATCGCCAAGGCCACTTCCCTGTTCATGGGGATGACCGCGGCCGCCCTCCTCCCGGCGTTCACCTACGGACTCTACACCAAGATGAAGGTGGACAAGCAGGCCGCCATGTTCAGCATCGCCGCCGGGACCGCATCTTACCTGTTCTGGGCGCTGTTCATGAACAAGAGCATGTGCGTGTTCCTCCCCGTCTGCAGGTGGATCACCGGCGACTCCGTCCTCATATCCGGACCCCTCGCCCTCCTGGACCCCCTCATCGTCTCCCTGCCCCTGTCCATACTGGTGCTCGTGGCGATGATCGTCATCAACCGTTCCAGGAACGCCGGCGCCGCAATCGCGGAATCATCCGCGGAATGA
- a CDS encoding Na+-driven multidrug efflux pump gives MSRDRKSDVDTLLGEPKGAIRALAIPMLFSYLVVQVNLYVDTFWTSGLGSAASSAISTITPLYSIITAIGTSIGVGVTSTIAFRLGKGDFERASKLAGNSLILGVAAGIAVSSVMYVLYDPLVDYMGADDVRELSWDYVLPYFMMSWALITNSIVVALLRSEGAGKKSMVVLVSSAVVNMTLDPLLIYVLGMGLFGAAMATTLSALFTAVLGLCWYLTGRMTIHLDRRSVSPEWGAMREVLSVGAPKAADSIINNAIVLTQRVFIIAVAGTLGVMWFNMPWRYVSLSSVPSEALTAAMIPVAAAGMGQGDASKMSLSMDYVAKLNLVIGVILTVVIFVLADPLMGVFIRDPTMEENREMLVWTLRALAFCIVPSSFTRYFSSTLQAMKSSLKSTKVMIFWAFIKLGMIAAGSLFSFEWVIIALVASHFISSSCMGYMSYTTRRRIIRGLTAA, from the coding sequence ATGAGCAGGGACCGCAAGTCGGATGTAGACACGCTGCTAGGTGAGCCGAAGGGCGCGATAAGGGCCCTCGCAATACCCATGCTGTTCTCGTACCTGGTCGTCCAGGTCAACCTCTATGTAGATACATTCTGGACCTCCGGTCTGGGGTCCGCCGCATCCTCCGCGATATCGACGATCACCCCGCTGTACTCGATCATCACGGCAATCGGTACCTCGATAGGCGTGGGCGTGACTTCCACCATAGCGTTCCGTCTCGGGAAGGGCGATTTCGAACGTGCCTCCAAACTGGCCGGAAACTCTCTCATCCTGGGAGTGGCTGCGGGAATCGCGGTCTCATCGGTCATGTACGTCCTGTACGACCCGTTGGTGGACTATATGGGGGCGGATGACGTCCGCGAACTGAGCTGGGACTACGTCCTCCCGTATTTCATGATGTCCTGGGCGCTGATAACGAACAGCATCGTCGTGGCTCTTCTGCGTTCCGAGGGCGCTGGCAAGAAATCGATGGTCGTCCTCGTGTCATCCGCAGTCGTCAACATGACCCTGGATCCGCTCCTGATCTACGTCCTCGGCATGGGTCTGTTCGGTGCGGCCATGGCGACAACCCTGTCCGCCCTGTTCACCGCTGTATTGGGGCTCTGCTGGTATCTGACAGGCCGGATGACCATTCATCTGGACAGACGGTCCGTCAGCCCCGAATGGGGGGCCATGAGGGAGGTTCTGAGCGTGGGAGCACCCAAGGCCGCGGACTCGATCATCAACAACGCCATAGTCCTCACGCAGAGGGTGTTCATCATCGCCGTAGCGGGGACCCTCGGGGTGATGTGGTTCAACATGCCCTGGAGGTATGTCAGCCTGTCCTCCGTCCCCTCCGAAGCGCTCACGGCCGCGATGATACCCGTCGCGGCGGCCGGGATGGGCCAGGGGGATGCCTCCAAGATGAGTCTTTCCATGGATTACGTTGCAAAGCTCAATCTCGTCATCGGGGTGATCCTCACCGTCGTCATATTCGTGCTCGCCGACCCCCTCATGGGGGTTTTCATCCGCGATCCGACCATGGAGGAAAACCGTGAGATGCTCGTATGGACGCTCCGTGCATTGGCGTTCTGCATAGTGCCTTCCTCGTTCACACGCTATTTCTCTTCCACCCTGCAGGCGATGAAGTCGTCCCTGAAGTCCACCAAGGTGATGATATTCTGGGCATTCATCAAGCTGGGCATGATAGCGGCCGGTTCCCTCTTCTCCTTCGAGTGGGTCATAATAGCACTGGTGGCAAGCCACTTCATCTCGTCTTCCTGTATGGGATACATGTCCTATACGACGAGGAGGAGAATAATCCGGGGATTGACGGCAGCATGA
- a CDS encoding Methylase involved in ubiquinone/menaquinone biosynthesis: protein MKKDEATTIKAWSGIRAENYGKLIRETTTSEDQFWAGEILRRAPEKDVLRVLDVGTGPGYFTILLSKLGHDVTGIDVTPDMISVAKKNSEGLNLDFRVMNADELSFEDNTFDLIVSRVVTWTIPNMIDCYREWRRVLAPGGRILVFDSNFRSRFFDPAEERRIREIARKEAAGCEGVYTGFVGYHIREAYWEGRPMIGTPRPEWDRNALIKLRFKDITIDEQIYREPDPRQRICPVFAITATKPSPEEEADLLIEEHWDGMGACCGAYASAAIETGRSDEYVESIGSHIAGTDILDVGCGCGLVSVALAKRGYRVTGVDCSSVMLEEADRCASENGCEVAFTKANAYLLPFPDSSFDTVVCRNSFWFFRDPGKVLKEMHRVLRTGGSLVITDNEWMNDLDAAGARYVHHNTGELGSIRVNLGYAGYEIIDDVLFRLPQNKGDYTGYLRDALSGLFSETEVTGGYRDPAVHPKLRDLVKHPFIATAKK from the coding sequence ATGAAAAAGGACGAAGCAACCACAATCAAGGCTTGGAGCGGGATACGTGCCGAGAACTACGGAAAACTGATCAGGGAGACCACCACGAGCGAAGACCAATTCTGGGCCGGGGAGATCCTCAGGAGGGCGCCTGAAAAGGACGTCCTCCGTGTCCTCGACGTCGGCACAGGACCCGGTTATTTTACCATCCTCCTTTCCAAACTGGGTCACGATGTCACCGGAATCGATGTCACGCCGGACATGATCTCAGTCGCCAAGAAGAACAGCGAGGGCCTGAATCTCGACTTCAGGGTGATGAACGCCGATGAGCTGTCCTTCGAAGACAATACTTTCGACCTGATCGTGAGCCGCGTGGTCACCTGGACCATACCGAACATGATCGACTGCTACAGGGAATGGCGGAGGGTATTGGCTCCGGGAGGCAGGATACTTGTCTTCGACTCCAACTTCCGCAGCCGTTTCTTCGATCCAGCCGAAGAAAGGCGCATAAGGGAGATTGCGAGGAAGGAGGCGGCCGGATGCGAGGGCGTTTACACGGGCTTCGTCGGATACCACATCCGCGAGGCATACTGGGAAGGACGCCCCATGATCGGAACGCCGAGGCCCGAATGGGACCGCAATGCCCTGATCAAGTTGCGCTTCAAGGACATCACGATAGACGAGCAGATCTACCGTGAACCCGACCCCAGACAGCGCATCTGCCCCGTTTTCGCCATAACCGCCACCAAACCGTCGCCCGAAGAGGAGGCGGACCTCCTCATCGAAGAGCACTGGGACGGCATGGGAGCATGCTGCGGCGCATATGCCTCGGCTGCGATCGAGACCGGAAGGTCAGACGAATACGTGGAATCCATCGGGAGCCACATCGCGGGGACCGATATCCTAGATGTCGGATGCGGATGCGGACTCGTGTCCGTCGCATTGGCAAAGAGAGGGTACCGGGTAACCGGGGTCGACTGCTCCTCCGTGATGCTCGAGGAGGCAGACAGGTGCGCATCGGAGAACGGCTGCGAGGTGGCTTTCACCAAAGCCAACGCCTATCTGCTGCCGTTCCCCGACTCATCGTTCGACACGGTGGTGTGCCGCAACTCGTTCTGGTTCTTCCGCGACCCGGGGAAGGTTCTGAAGGAGATGCACAGGGTCCTCAGGACAGGCGGATCCCTCGTCATCACGGATAACGAATGGATGAACGACCTGGATGCCGCGGGCGCGAGGTACGTCCATCACAACACCGGAGAACTGGGCTCCATCAGAGTCAATCTGGGCTATGCGGGATACGAGATAATCGACGATGTCCTTTTCCGCCTGCCGCAGAACAAAGGCGACTACACCGGTTATCTCAGGGACGCCCTTTCCGGCCTCTTCTCCGAGACGGAAGTGACCGGGGGATACAGGGACCCCGCCGTCCATCCGAAGCTCAGGGACCTCGTAAAACATCCTTTCATCGCAACAGCGAAAAAATGA
- a CDS encoding ABC-type molybdenum transport system, ATPase component/photorepair protein PhrA, producing the protein MEKALELRNVSVVRGGVRILDGIDLDIGVGENVAIIGLNGSGKTTLLKLLRGDIYPYDDDAGYSMRVFGEKRWSIWDLRSKMGVVSMDLQSLFNEHTTVREVIGSGFFGSLDIFRNVTVTEKMEELILCRASEMGIEDLMHREIGGLSLGEMRRTLIARALITNPRMLILDEPMTGLDIVMKSKFRQMFDILTGTGVSIVMITHDLTDIPVKLDRVVMIRDGRIYADGRKSELLNDETVSGVYGAPIKVECTDGIYRMHIRGDSE; encoded by the coding sequence ATGGAGAAGGCTCTCGAGCTCCGCAACGTTTCCGTCGTCCGCGGCGGCGTACGCATCCTCGACGGCATCGACCTCGACATCGGTGTCGGGGAGAACGTTGCGATCATCGGCCTCAACGGTTCGGGCAAGACCACCCTCCTGAAGCTTCTGAGGGGGGACATCTACCCTTACGACGACGATGCCGGCTATTCCATGAGGGTCTTCGGAGAGAAGCGCTGGAGCATCTGGGACCTGAGGTCCAAGATGGGCGTCGTCTCCATGGACCTCCAGAGCCTTTTCAACGAGCACACCACCGTCCGCGAGGTCATCGGCTCGGGATTCTTCGGGAGCCTGGACATCTTCAGGAACGTCACCGTGACCGAGAAGATGGAGGAGCTCATCCTCTGCAGGGCCTCCGAGATGGGCATCGAGGACCTGATGCACAGGGAGATCGGGGGCCTCTCCCTCGGAGAGATGAGGAGGACGCTCATCGCCAGGGCCCTGATCACCAACCCGAGGATGCTCATCCTCGACGAGCCCATGACAGGTCTGGACATCGTGATGAAGTCCAAGTTCAGGCAGATGTTCGACATCCTCACGGGAACGGGCGTGAGCATCGTCATGATAACCCACGACCTGACGGACATCCCAGTGAAGCTGGACCGCGTGGTCATGATCCGCGACGGCAGGATCTACGCTGACGGGAGGAAATCCGAACTCCTGAACGACGAGACCGTCTCCGGGGTGTACGGGGCACCGATAAAGGTTGAATGCACGGACGGCATATACCGCATGCACATAAGGGGCGATTCCGAATGA
- a CDS encoding putative flavoprotein: MAEQIEGRLYQFTELTGKMSMPMHQYLLASDPAIMFATGNYSQAEWILPEISHILGDRPLKYLFLSHFESDECGGLELFLKKYPKLVTVCSSFTANELPGFGYRGKVVVCDELHGFSDGEISMRFFRYPAEVHLRDGLLAFEENSGVFYSSDVIYRDGVTLGKSVDSQWQKEVEGIDSARIPDDVRRDRLKSGLMNVSPKVIATGHGPVIRCLPDA, translated from the coding sequence ATGGCGGAACAGATCGAAGGGAGACTGTACCAATTCACCGAACTTACCGGGAAGATGAGCATGCCCATGCACCAGTATCTCCTGGCCTCGGATCCCGCGATCATGTTCGCCACCGGCAACTACTCCCAGGCGGAGTGGATCCTCCCGGAGATATCGCACATCCTCGGGGACAGGCCCCTGAAGTACCTTTTCCTGTCCCACTTCGAATCCGACGAGTGCGGGGGACTGGAGCTGTTCCTGAAGAAGTATCCCAAACTGGTGACGGTCTGCTCCTCCTTCACCGCCAACGAGCTCCCCGGATTCGGCTACAGGGGGAAGGTCGTGGTCTGCGACGAACTGCACGGTTTCTCGGACGGGGAGATATCCATGAGATTCTTCAGATACCCCGCAGAGGTGCACCTCAGGGACGGCCTCCTGGCATTCGAGGAGAACTCGGGGGTGTTCTACTCTTCCGACGTCATCTACAGGGACGGTGTGACCTTGGGGAAATCGGTGGACAGCCAATGGCAGAAAGAGGTGGAAGGCATCGATTCGGCCCGTATCCCGGACGACGTCCGCAGGGACAGGCTCAAATCGGGACTCATGAACGTCTCCCCGAAGGTCATTGCCACCGGGCACGGCCCCGTCATCAGGTGCCTCCCGGATGCCTGA